The genomic region TCAAGCGGATACTGGCGTTTGTCACGCAGGCCGCGAAAGAAACGCTGACCCAAGGTCAGGAGAACGGCCTTTGTTTCGGGCTTTACGGCGCCGATATCATCCTGGATGTTAAACTTCAGCCCTGGCTCACGGAAATCCAGCGAGGTCCCGGACTCAGTTTTGACGACGACGTCAAAATGAAACTGGTCCCGCGAGTGCTTGAAGAGACCGCCCGCATCGTCCTGGAAATCCAGGAACGCAAACGCGCGGGAAGGTCGCTTGCGGATTTGGCATCTCCCCGCGAGTTCGAGTGGGTGATCAACGAGGCGTCCTGAATTGAACGCTGGCTGGCTGCATTCCTCGGGGCGCGTCAGACAATCGAATCCAGCAATTACTGCTCCTCGATCAAGTTGGCTATGTTTAGCGCGGCGCGGAAGGCGACCTGAACCTCTTTGATGCGGCTCAGTTTCTTTTCTGTGCCCGCATCCAACTCGACCGG from Verrucomicrobiota bacterium harbors:
- a CDS encoding tubulin--tyrosine ligase family protein, which gives rise to MRRRFDQRPVDLQGFGISFCRSAGRSGPHLDAQRIPTFVFKPRSSPTSQPHSQRVDPSLVLKWSFSDFQDYLARDHHRAGPNFVRDELAPKLKRILAFVTQAAKETLTQGQENGLCFGLYGADIILDVKLQPWLTEIQRGPGLSFDDDVKMKLVPRVLEETARIVLEIQERKRAGRSLADLASPREFEWVINEAS